The Candidatus Dependentiae bacterium genome contains the following window.
AATGGACGCCCGAACCATACATGATGCATAATTTTGGGTATTTTTTCATATTCTTGAAACGTAACTTGATCAAGATTATATGTTGCATATAATCTTCGTGACAGAGGCAACAGTTCTTGTATTATTGGCAGCTCTTGAAATTGATAACTATCAATTTGCATTGAAGCATCAAAATCAATTGCTGCATACGCTTGAATAAAAACAAAAATTGTTATAAAAAATATATTTTTTTTCATGATTCACTCAAAAAATAAAAGCCTCGTTACAGAGGCTTTTAAAATTAATCATTCCAACATTCAGTCTCTTGATCATTATTTAATTTTTTAAATTGATCCAACCTATAGCGTGATGGCATCCAGCTTTTTGCCCAATGATGAATTGCATAAGCACCTTCTTTTATCCATTTTTCATAAGCCATTCCTTTTTCTTGGCATCCTAATGGATAAGCATAACTTGCGGGAAGCGCTATATCAATCCGCCCATCTTTACCGGCCATCTTAAAGAATGATTTGGTAAAATGTACAGGGCCACTTTTTTTTGGTGCTCCTTTATGATGCCAATCATCTTTGATTGTTTCAATACAATGGGCCAAAATAGGATGTTTTGGCGGTGCGCCGTAAAGTGCTGCACCCAACTGTACAAACTGTGAATCCAGTGGTTGAATTGCAGTAACAAAATCATAGCCAAGTAATGAATCCAATGGTTTAAGACATTCAAAATCAACATCTAAATAAAAACCACCGAAATTATAAATTATTTCCCATTTCATTAAATCAGAACGAACTCCCGGACTTTCAGTTGAATCGAAATATGCACGGTTATGCATATGCATATTTTTTACATCTTCATCTGTCCATAGTTTATAAAACCATCCACGACCCATATGATAATGTTTCCATGATTCACACAGTTGCACAAAAGATTCAGGCAACGGACCACCAATCCAAATTTGATGAATAATACGTGGGATTTTTTCCTCTAATGTAATCCCTTTTGCCTGCAAGGCAGAAAGATTATTTTTTTGATACAGATCTTTGAAAAAATCATATAGTTCTTGACCATCAATTTCTTCAATGATTAATCGAGTTGTTGGTATTGCGCGTGGATATTTTTCTTTACGCATTGAAACATCAAAGTCTGCATAAACCCACGGTTCAACTTCATCTGCACCCATCGCCACACATTGCAATAAAACCAACGAACATATAATTATCTTTTTCATCTAGTCTCCTTATATTTTTACCAAATAATTTCCCTGCTGATTAACTTTATAACCTAACTTAAGCAATGGTGCCAGAAAATCCGGAACTTTCTTTCGTTTATGTACATGTGATCGCTTACAACACAAACCCATTTGATTTAGATCAACAAAACTCATATTCAATAAACGATAAAGATCATTAAAGTTTTGACAGCAGGCTCCATCTAATATTTTTTTAATATCAGATTTCCTTACCAGATTCATGGTCCATGCAAATGGTTGACGCCAATCAAGCTCTGCTTGATTAAATTGCCAAGCATAAAAACCATCCGGTGTTTGAGTAAATAGAGGCTTTTTCATTTCACGCTTAAGTAAGTGAGTTCCGGTTACATCATCACCAAGACTAAAATTGAATGATAATGCTTTGGTTGCCTCTAGCGCATTAACTGCATCAACTAACGGGATTGCTTCAGTTAAAACAAATGTATCAGTAGTCAACAAAA
Protein-coding sequences here:
- a CDS encoding glycosyltransferase — encoded protein: MKKIIICSLVLLQCVAMGADEVEPWVYADFDVSMRKEKYPRAIPTTRLIIEEIDGQELYDFFKDLYQKNNLSALQAKGITLEEKIPRIIHQIWIGGPLPESFVQLCESWKHYHMGRGWFYKLWTDEDVKNMHMHNRAYFDSTESPGVRSDLMKWEIIYNFGGFYLDVDFECLKPLDSLLGYDFVTAIQPLDSQFVQLGAALYGAPPKHPILAHCIETIKDDWHHKGAPKKSGPVHFTKSFFKMAGKDGRIDIALPASYAYPLGCQEKGMAYEKWIKEGAYAIHHWAKSWMPSRYRLDQFKKLNNDQETECWND